A genomic region of Halopelagius longus contains the following coding sequences:
- a CDS encoding plastocyanin/azurin family copper-binding protein translates to MLRVAGASTALSLGAGTAAGGDGHGDGGDDSKGSDGPVAPQNPKDIDPVFGYPSAAESPCLGEASEDCFEAFAKSVRPSHEVEMYTDLPQLLLAVGGQGALSETTLQNVNEAVADGSVDEGELSNPDSDVEVQLPDGSSESVTVREIAELLAETVGFHFEPAGLRVSPGDVVLYSAESPDHGVTAYHERHGRQHRVPDGAEPLSSPIVPVGGYWLYRFEEEGVYDLYCPPHEPFGMVHRVVVTDEEGDAPEQTVEDTGRPPEETNNLASVLGGLDPNVPSALSALESDALHPERIASRGTVSWEDVVEEHRTG, encoded by the coding sequence GTGCTTCGCGTCGCCGGCGCATCGACGGCGCTTTCGCTCGGTGCGGGGACGGCGGCGGGAGGCGACGGACACGGCGACGGCGGCGACGATTCGAAGGGGTCGGACGGACCCGTCGCGCCGCAGAACCCGAAGGACATCGACCCCGTCTTCGGGTACCCCTCCGCGGCGGAGAGTCCCTGCCTCGGCGAGGCGTCGGAGGACTGCTTCGAGGCGTTCGCGAAGTCGGTCCGCCCCTCCCACGAAGTCGAGATGTACACGGACCTCCCGCAGTTGTTGCTCGCCGTCGGCGGACAGGGAGCGCTCTCGGAGACGACGCTCCAAAACGTCAACGAGGCAGTGGCAGACGGGTCCGTAGACGAGGGCGAACTGTCGAATCCGGACTCTGACGTGGAGGTGCAACTGCCCGACGGGTCCTCGGAGTCGGTGACCGTCCGCGAAATCGCGGAACTGCTGGCCGAGACTGTCGGCTTCCACTTCGAACCGGCCGGACTGCGGGTGAGTCCGGGCGACGTGGTGCTGTACAGCGCGGAATCGCCCGACCACGGCGTGACGGCCTACCACGAACGCCACGGCCGACAACACCGCGTCCCCGACGGGGCCGAACCCCTCTCTTCGCCCATCGTGCCCGTCGGCGGGTACTGGCTCTACCGCTTCGAGGAGGAGGGCGTCTACGACCTCTACTGCCCGCCGCACGAACCGTTCGGCATGGTGCACCGCGTCGTGGTCACAGACGAGGAGGGCGACGCGCCGGAACAGACCGTCGAGGACACCGGCCGACCGCCGGAGGAGACGAACAACCTCGCGTCCGTCCTCGGGGGCTTGGACCCGAACGTCCCGAGTGCGCTTTCGGCCCTCGAAAGCGACGCGCTTCACCCGGAGCGAATCGCTTCACGCGGCACCGTCTCGTGGGAAGACGTGGTCGAAGAACACCGGACGGGTTGA